CCGCCCTTCGCCCACCTCGGCCACGGCCCGGGCTCCTTCCCGCGCGCCGAGGCGTCCGCGGCGGAGATCCTGTCGCTGCCGCTGTTCCCGGGCATCACCCCGGAACAGCAGCAGCGGGTGGCGGCCGAGTTGCGGTCCGCGCTGCGGTGACCCGCGCCGAGCAGGTCCGGACCGGCATCCCTTCGGTCACGGTCGTCGTGCCCTGCTACAACTACGGACACCTGCTGCCCGGGTGCCTGGACAGCATCCTGCGCCAGCCCGGGGTCGACGTCGTCGCGCACGTCATCGACGACGCCTCGCCGGACGGGTCGGGGGCGGTCGCCGAGACGATCGCGGCGTCCGACCCGCGGATCCGGGTCACCGTGCACAAGCAGAACCAGGGCCACATCCGGACGTACAACGAGGGCCTGACCGCGGCGGACACCGACTACGTGGTGCTGCTGTCGGCCGACGATCTGCTCGCCCCGGGCGCGCTCGGGCGGGCCACCCGGCTGATGGAGGCGCACCCGCGGGTCGGCTTCGTCTACGGCTTCTCCCGCTACTTCGACGGGCAGCCGCCCCGGCCGCGGCGGGCGCCGGCCCGGGCCCGGGTCGAGCCCGGCCCGCGCTGGATCGAACGCCGGCTGCGCAAGGCGACCAACACGATCTCCAGCCCGGAGGTCGTGGTGCGGACGTCCGTGCAGCACGCGGCCGGCGGCTACCGGACCGACCTGCCGCACGCGGGCGACCTGGAGATGTGGCTGCGGCTGGCCGCGCACGGCGACGTCGGCATCGTCACCGGGCCGGACCAGGCGTACTACCGGGTGCACCAGGCCAGCATGTCCCGTACGTCGTTCGCGGCGGAGCTCTCGGACCTGCAGCAGCGGCACGCGGCGTTCGAGGTGTTCCTGGCCGAGCCCGGGGAGTCGGTCCCGGACAAGGATGCGGCCGCGCGGACGATGGCGCGGGTGCTGGCCCGGACCGCGCTGTGGCGGGCGGCCCGGCTGCGGATGGGCGGCGGCGACGCCGGGACGGCCGACGCGATGGCGGACTGGGCGCTGTCCGTCGCGCCGGAGGCGAAGGACAGCCCGGAGCACCGGGCGCTGGAGCAGGCTGCTCTTCGGGGGCGCGGCGCGCTGAAGGACCCGGCGGTCGCGGTGCTGGCCGTGCGCCGGCGGGCCGCCGTGCAGTGGTTCTGGTTCTCCCGGCGCTGGCGGGGCGTGTGAGCCGGCACGCCGCGCCGGGCACCGCGTTCGAGTCCGTCCGGGTCGGGCGGCACCGGGCGCCCGAGCCGGGACTGCCGTTCGGCATCGACGAGGTCACCCAGACGCTGGTCTACACCGACGACCCGACCCAGCCGATCGCGTCCCGGCCGGCGCTCGTCGCCGCGGCGGTGGACGTCGCGGTCGACGAGGAGCTCGGCCGGCAGGTCAAGCACGGTCTCAAGTGGAGCTTCGTCAACAACGTGGTCAGCCGGGCCGGCCAGGTCGTGGTCGGCATCGTGCTGGCCCGCCTGCTCACCCCGTACGACTACGGCGTCTTCGCCGCCGCGCTGATCGCGTACGCGGTGCTGATCAGCTGCAGCGAGCTCGGCGTCACCGTCGCGCTGGTCAGCCGGCGCGGCGACAGCCGGACGATCGGGCCGACGGTGACGTCGCTGTCCTGGGCGTCCGGCGCGGTGCTCACGATCGCGATCTGGCTGACCGCGCCGACGATCGCCGACCACCTGCACACGCCGGCCGCGGCGGGCGTGCTGCGGGTGCTGGGGCTGGCCATCTTCGTGGCCGGCCTGTCGGCGGCGCCGTCGGCGATCGTGCAGCGCGACTTCCAGCAACGGACCCGGTTCGCCGCCGACACCGCGAACTTCGTGGTGTCCACGGTGGTCGCGATCGTCGGTGTCGCGCTCGGCGGCGGCGCGCTCGCGCTGGCCTGGTCCCGGGTGGCCGGCAACGCGGTGGCCGCGGTGATCGTCGTGCTGGCCGCGCGCGAGCGGTACCGGCCGGGCTGGAACCGGGCCGTGGCGAAGGACCTGCTCGCCTTCGGCCTGCCGCTGACCGGCGCCAGCGCGCTCGCGTTCGCCGTGCTCAACGTCGACTACGTCGTCGTGGCCGGCGTGCTCGGGCCGGTCGCGCTGGGCTACTACCTGATCGCGTTCAACCTCTCCAGCTTCCCGGTGACCGCGTTCTCGACCGTGGTGCGCAGCGTCTCGCTGCCGGCGTTCGGGCGGTTGCGGGACCGGCCCGACCAGGCCGGCCCGGCCTTCGTCGACGCCACCCGGCTGCTGGTCCTGGTCTCGGCCCCGGTGGCCGTGCTGCTCGCGGTGCTCGGCCGCCCGCTGATCGACTTCCTGTACGGGTCGGTCTGGGTGCCGGCCGCGCTGCCGCTGGCCTTCCTGGCCGGGCTGGGCCTGTTCCGGGTCTTCCACGAGCTCGGCTACGACTACCTCACCGCGCGCGGCAAACCCCGGCTGGTGCTGCTGATCCAGCTCGGCTGGCTGGTCGCGCTGGGCGTGCTGCTACCGGTGGGCGCGCACCTCCGGGCGCTGCCCGGCATCGGCATCGGCCACCTCATCGCCGCGTTCGGCCTGGTGCTGCCGGCGTACCTGCTCGTGCTGCGCCGGTACGACATCGCGCTCGGGCCGCTGCTGCGGGTGGTCCTCCGGCCGGTGCTGGGCGCCGCCGCGACCGCCGCGGTCGCGCTGGCCGCGCGGTTCGGGTTCACGCACCCGCTGCCCGAGCTGCTCGTCGGCGGGGCCGGCGGCGTGCTCGTCTACCTGGCCGTGGTCGGGCCGCAGCTGCCCGGCCGGTTCCAGGCGCTCTCGCCGTGGTCCTGGCTGCGGATGCCGCGCCCGGCCCGGATCACCCGAATCGAGGAGACCGGATGACGGGGACGGCAGCCCGGGCGGCGGGCCGGGCCGCGCAGCTCTGGCGGGTCGCGCGGCAGGAGGGCGGGACGGCGGTCGCGGACCGGGTGCTGCGGGCCGCGCGGGCGCGGGTCGCCCGTACCGACGGGGACTTCCCGCTCCTGCCGGGGGACGTGGCCGACTCGACCGCGCCGGCGCCGCGGCCGGTCCGGCGCCCGGTGACCGGGCCGCTGCACCTGGCCTGGGTGACCACGCCGCCGGCGCCCGGCTCGGGCGGCCACACCACGATGTTCCGGATGGTGCGGGCGCTGGAGCAGGCCGGGCACCGCTGCACGCTCGTGCTCTACGACCGCTGGCTGGGGGACCCGGCCCGGCAGGCCGAGGTCATCCGGGCGCACTGGCCGTACCTGGCGGCGGAGATCGTCGGGATCGACGCGGGTGTGCCGGCCGACGCGGACGGCGTGGTCGCGACGTCCTGGCCGACCGCGCACGTGGTCGCCACCCGGGCCGCGGTGCACCCGGCCGAGCGGTTCTACCTCGTGCAGGACTACGAGCCGTACTTCTACCCGCACGGCACCGAGCGGGTGCTGGCCGAGGACACGTACCGGTTCGGGTTCCGGGGGATCACCGCCGGGCCGTGGCTGGCCGAGACACTGGCCTCCCGGTTCGGGATGGACTGCACGGCGTTCCCGTTCGGCACCGACCTGGACGTCTACCACTACGACAACACCGGGTCCCGGCCCGCGGTCGTCTTCTACGCCAGGCCGGGGACGCCGCGGCGCGCGTACGGGCTGGGGGTGCTGGCGTTGGAGCAGTTCGCGCGGCGGCATCCCTCGACCGAGATCCACCTGTTCGGCGACCGGGTCACCGGGCTGCCGTTCCCGGCCACGGTGCACGGCACGGTCAGCCCGGCCGAGCTCAACGCGCTCTACAACCGCTGTGTCGCCGGGTTGTCGCTGTCGCTGACGAACGTGTCGCTGATCCCGTGGGAGCTGCTGGCCGCGGGCGCGGTGCCGGTCGTCAACGACGCCCCGCACAACCGGCGGGTGCTGGACAACCCGCACGTTCGCTGGGCCCCGCCGACGCCGCACGCGCTGGCGGACGCGCTGTCCTCGGTCGTCTCCCGCGGCGGGTCCGGCGCCGCCGAGGCCGCGGCGAGCGTCCGCGGCACCGACTGGGGCGAGCCCGGCCGCATCGTCGTCGAGGCGATCACCGGCACGCTGTCCGGAGTGCCGCGATGACCACCGAGCTGCCCCGCCCGCGCACCACCGCGCTCCCGCCGGTCGCGCTCCCGCCG
The window above is part of the Mycobacteriales bacterium genome. Proteins encoded here:
- a CDS encoding glycosyltransferase family 2 protein; amino-acid sequence: MTRAEQVRTGIPSVTVVVPCYNYGHLLPGCLDSILRQPGVDVVAHVIDDASPDGSGAVAETIAASDPRIRVTVHKQNQGHIRTYNEGLTAADTDYVVLLSADDLLAPGALGRATRLMEAHPRVGFVYGFSRYFDGQPPRPRRAPARARVEPGPRWIERRLRKATNTISSPEVVVRTSVQHAAGGYRTDLPHAGDLEMWLRLAAHGDVGIVTGPDQAYYRVHQASMSRTSFAAELSDLQQRHAAFEVFLAEPGESVPDKDAAARTMARVLARTALWRAARLRMGGGDAGTADAMADWALSVAPEAKDSPEHRALEQAALRGRGALKDPAVAVLAVRRRAAVQWFWFSRRWRGV
- a CDS encoding lipopolysaccharide biosynthesis protein yields the protein MSRHAAPGTAFESVRVGRHRAPEPGLPFGIDEVTQTLVYTDDPTQPIASRPALVAAAVDVAVDEELGRQVKHGLKWSFVNNVVSRAGQVVVGIVLARLLTPYDYGVFAAALIAYAVLISCSELGVTVALVSRRGDSRTIGPTVTSLSWASGAVLTIAIWLTAPTIADHLHTPAAAGVLRVLGLAIFVAGLSAAPSAIVQRDFQQRTRFAADTANFVVSTVVAIVGVALGGGALALAWSRVAGNAVAAVIVVLAARERYRPGWNRAVAKDLLAFGLPLTGASALAFAVLNVDYVVVAGVLGPVALGYYLIAFNLSSFPVTAFSTVVRSVSLPAFGRLRDRPDQAGPAFVDATRLLVLVSAPVAVLLAVLGRPLIDFLYGSVWVPAALPLAFLAGLGLFRVFHELGYDYLTARGKPRLVLLIQLGWLVALGVLLPVGAHLRALPGIGIGHLIAAFGLVLPAYLLVLRRYDIALGPLLRVVLRPVLGAAATAAVALAARFGFTHPLPELLVGGAGGVLVYLAVVGPQLPGRFQALSPWSWLRMPRPARITRIEETG